The nucleotide sequence TCTGCACTTGTTAAATACATCTGACTCTCGAGGCCAGTTCCCCTATCGACAAGCATACTGCCACCACACATTTACTGTTGTGTTCTAAGATGACTACTGAAACTTTTTGGGTCCGTGTTTGATTCCGTGCGTGTCTCCGATGCATATTGTCTTCTCTGCGAGTGTTTCTCCGACTGTCCCAAAACTGTGGTGGTGGCTTTTTTAGGCGGCAGAATCGGTCGCTGCgcaaaaaaataaaaaatcaGAATTTACAGCTTCTATGGCCAAGTTGGTAAGGCGCCACACTAGTAATGTGGAGATCATCAGTTCAAATCTGGTTGGAagcatttattttttttttattggaaatttttttttttttgcttcACGTAAGCAAGTGTAACTTCGGGATCGACATGGCATGGCATTTTCACAAGTTGAAATTTCCCTAGCTGGCAAATATTTCATGTTACTATTTATTGGATTGTCTTTCAACTCCAACCAAATCGAAACCTTTCAAGCACATATAGCAACATGGTTCTGTCGCTCATCTTTAAAGTACGAAGGTCTGTCGGCAAGAAGGCAAAATTCGCGGGGTCAGTGgcccttcttcttttacTTTATCTAATTTATGCTACCAGCGCGAACATCTCTAAGGCACCCAGCCACACCAACAAGAAAGAGACGAACATGTTGTATAGGATGGCAAACAGTGTGTCTCCCTTTGCTTTTCTCGACGGGAACAGAGAAACTGTCCTCGGTGGAGAAactttaatgaaatctttGCTGTCTAATCGAAAATTCACAAATAAGGAAAGAGAAACTTTGAAGGATTGGCCAAATGCCAAGAAATTGGACCAATGTAGGTATTTGGTCTACTCCATTTATCAACAGGATGCAAACTGGTCTAATGAGGGCATGTGCACATACCATTCCAATGACGAATTGGACGATTCTTTACTTGCTCTGATGGGGGAGAGATTGAGAATTTACGATTATTGTTTCATTACGGGGAAGTTGAACGTCAAGGATGTGTTTAATGATTATTTAACTGAGAATAATTCAATCACTGCGTCAGATTTCCAAAAGAGAATGTTCCCCTTTTTACGTTCTGATTCTGAAGAGTCCAATGAACTATTTTGGCCAATAGTGACAAACTTGAAGACAGGCGAAGTACAACCACGACCAAAAGTGTCCGTGTCCCCTAAGGAATTTAATTCTCAgttttggaaatattggaaacaatCTTCTCATGGGAAGGGTATAGTTTTGACCATGGGGGAAAGAGACGTGGATATGTtcaagaaacaattaaGAGTCCTAGATCATCTGGGGAATAAACTTCCAATTCAACTAGTTACTGCAGGTTCAGAATACTCACCGGAATTTTTGAAGGATCTTACCGATTTCTTGAAGACCACAAATCAAGAGGTTTACTTGGTGGAGGCTTCACCAATATTGGACCCTGAATTTGTCAGTAAATATAtcgttttcttctttcatAAATGGATTGCCATTTTACTTAACACCTTTGAAGAGCTAGTATTGATAGATGCCGATGTGGTACCATTCGTACCtttaaaatctttctttaaGTCAGAGGGATACAAAACAACAGGATTGTTGCTTTTTAAGGATAGAAACATGAAGGGAGAGCATACTTTCACTTACTGTATGgaatcattgaaatatatggaACCATCAAGACAAGAAActgaatatattcaaacTAATCTCTTAATTGATTCAACAAAGGAACTTCCGTCACCAACATCTTCAGAGGAAGCAGCCGTCTATAatcatttcttcaaagatttgAGACTTCACCATGTTGATAGTGGGTTGGTCACAGTtaacaaaaatgaaaaaatgaACGGGTTATTAATGTCTTTTATGTTACATCTAAATGggaaaattcaaagatgtGTTTATGGTGACAAGGAATTCTTTTGGTTAGGTCAATTATTTGCAGGACAAGATTACTCGATACATCCAATGGATGCAGGTGTAGCAGGAGGTATCGATAGATCTAACCCTAATTCTTCCCCAAAGGAATATTTTATATGTTCAGCTCAAATTTCACATATTGAcgaaaatcaaaaattaCTTTGGCAAAATGGTGGATCAAATTTTTGCGAAGTTTCCAATAGTGCTACATCcgattttgaaaaggatCCTAGTTATTTTAGAGGAAGATATCAATCCATGGAGTCATTGAAGACCCTTTATGATTCTCCAGTGAAGTTTGATGGTGTAATTATTCCTGATGCTTCAGCTAATCCATGGCTTCAATTGAAGGAATGTTCGAATTATATGTATTGTGCATTCAATGTGGAAGATCATCAAAATTCTAAGTTGGACAGTGGCTTTATGAAAAGATTTGATAAAGGGACGATGGATGAACTAAACAAGATTTCAGAGATATGGAATCAAGGACTGACAGCTAAAATATAGCATTAACTGGTGATGATTATGGCTTCTCCTTTGTTTGTAACTCTATAATCCAGATTACCACATATTCTTTGatatataatttaataacaTTATGATTTACCCAAAGGTTTGTATTTGTAGAAAAAACCAGATTAACGTAAGGTTTTGTTTTAAAACGAAGAATTCTATTGATTAAGGGATTAAATTAGCTAAATATTTGTTATGTTACAATGTTTTATAAACTGTTAGagatataataaaaattaagTGGGTTGAAAATCATTCCGAAGTCCATTCTATGCTTTTTTGTCCTCAGAATCTTCAACAGTAATGGTAGAAACATCTTCGGtctttttcttgaaaacGTTTCTTGGAACAGCCTTCATACAGAAAGCATAGACTGATGGCCAGACTTGTTTCACGTATGTTAGATAGAAACCAATAAACATTGCaacgaaattgaaaacaacaaaagcACATTCAATACCGAAGTTTCTCCATCTGTTTGAATAACTCATATTTTCAACTGCCAAGAAATCATCACCAACAGTGTAGGTACAGTAACCACAGACTGTGAAAGTTTTTGGATTATGTAAGTACCCACCTTGGTCAGCGATAAATGGAGCCATGAATTGACCACATGTTTGACCTGGCAAAGGTTGTCCAGGAACCATTTCTCCGACAGAACACTGTACAGGTCTATCGTGAAGTAACAAACTAACAAACGTATCAATGAAGTACGTGTATGGTGAAACCCTGTACATAAACTTCCAGAAACCGACGAACAAACTGTATGGTTGCATAACACCACAGAATGATGCTGTGAAACTATACAAGAAAGCAACAAAAACGGCAGCAGTTTGTAAATCTGGTGCAGTATATAGTAACCATAGACCAAATGTCAAGTAGTAAGCACTGAATAGAATATAGTTGAAGTAAAACACACCAGCAATATGAGGAGAATTATCAAACCCACAACAGAAGTAGCAAcataagaaaaataaggTAGAACTAGAGATTGCCAATGGTAATTCCACTAACGTTTGAGCCAATAATAGGACAGTCCAATGATAGGTATTAGAACTTGCTTCTCTAGCAACGTAAACATCTTTAGAGTGTAAAGCTTTATCTTGAATTTGGTTAATTAATGGAGAGGATAGACACATGTTCATAAAGGACAAGAAAATAGCATTTTGTAGACCagaaatattcttctttgtcttCCAAAATGAGAACCCGATAAACAAACCTGCACCAGCATTCAATAAGAATTTGGAGAGAACATAATTGGTATCCCTCTTTGTGCAAATATATTGTCTTCTTAGAATAACGATTAATTGTTGCCAGTAAGATGGTTGACTCCAAGCAAATTGAACGAAATCGACACCTGAATGACgtgcttcttcttctaacGTATCCAGgttttgatgaatttgttcCCTTTCCGGTGATTCGTCCCAAAGTTGGGTCCAGTTTATCTTAGGCTTTTCAATCAATACACCATCTCCATCCTTTTGCTTACCACCAACGACATCAATAACGAAATCAGCTGGATTTTCAGTTTCCTTGTTGTAAGTCAAATGCTCGTCATGGGTTAGGAAGTAATCACAACCATCATCAATATGACCAAAGTAAACACATTCACCACCTCTctttaacaaataaatattatcgaaatatttgataacaCTCTTACTAGGTTGATGGATAGTACATAAAATAGCTTGACCTTGTAAAGACAGTTTCTTTAAGAATTGAACAATAGTTAATGCAGCTTCAGCATCTAGACCAGAAGTTGGTTCATCtaagaataataacaatgaagGCTTGGTAACCAATTCGACACCGATGGACAATAGTTTCTTTTCAGTTGGAGTTAGATCAGCAACCAAGGTGTTAGCTGGTAACTTCAATAACTTAGCGACAGTACCCAAATAATCTCTATCACCATCACCTCTTAAGATACATGAGATTTCCAAAGATTCTTTAACAGTCAATAGATCCAAATGAACATCTTGTTGTTGAACAAAACCAATACTTCTTCTAAAGGCAGCAATGTTAGTTAATGGTTGACCATCGATTAACAATTCACCAGTAACCTCACCAGATGTAACTCTTTGAGATAAAACATTTAACAAAGTTGTCTTACCAGCACCAGATTCACCCATAAGGGCGGTTAAACCAGAACTGATAAACCCAGAACAATCATTAATCAACTGTTTGTCACCTTCAACTGTATAGTTGATATTTCTCCATGAAATGACATGCTTTTGAGTTTGGACGGTAGCAGACTTGTCATATTGAGAAGTAATAGGAGCTTTAAtggaatcatcatcagcaATACCAGCACCAAGAGATAAAgaggatgaggaagaagaaattggacGTTTGTTATTACCCTTTTCGTATTCATCCATTTCATattcttgttcctttttctttctgCTCAATGGATTGTACCTAGCAATGTAACTTGACCATAGAagaatattctttcttgtGTAAAGTGGAGTAATGTATTCAGCAGTTAGCAAAGAACAGACTAAATTGAAACAACAGAACCCTATAATGATACCAAAATTTCTCCAAACGTGACTGTATCTATATTTTAAACCtgatttcaaataatcttgGCCTCTAACATAATTGTTACCCAGGGTGGCACCTTGCCAAGCACAAGCTTTATGAGCAAAAGTAATGTTATCATAACTTGGACCTCTAGGGATAATACTTTCGGTACAATCCAAGTTGATATCAAACAATTCATTGGTTAGCATAGCTTCCATAGCGAACATAGCAGGATTTAAGTAAGCGATCCAAACAAACCATGGATGCATATCTGGCAAATGAATCACATAAGAAGCGTACATGGCAATAGCCAATAGAACGATACCTGCAAGCAAATTTGCGAATGAAATAGTTGGACTTAACAAAGCTGTccaattgaataatgacACCATACAGAAATTGTAGAATGACAGGAACAGtaggaaaatgaaaaatctaGCACCATTGTATTGCAAATGAGCTAAGAAATACAGAATAATGGTAAATATAACAACCAGAATAAACTTGAAGATATAATCATAAATTGTGGAGGCTAATGCTTCAACCCAACCGTAGTAGAAATGTAATTGGACATGTTTGGTAACAACGGCatttctttggaaatttgaTGGCATATCTGCCAGGGCtaagaaagtgaaaaacAGAATAGAGAAGAAAACTAGAGAACCTCTTGAGAAGGAACCAATAGTAGTACGTGGAATTTCATAAAATAAGGAACCGATAACCAAAGATTGAACGATGACAGAAACAAATTGGGAAATGATATAATTCTTATCACCAATAATTCTTTCGAAAGCTCTAATAGTACAAGCCTTCAATTGTAACTTTAATGGAATACTGAAAATTGGTTTGATGTCATCTGGATTGACAGAGTCTCTAGTTGGCATGTCTTTAATACTGTCGGAAGTAATTTTCTTCCAGTTGGCATAGTATGGTGACTTAATCCAATAGTTGTATAAGTCAATTTCGTTGTTGGCAATTGAGCTTCTCACACTCTTTTGCGATTGAACTGGTGACAATGGGTTATTAATATCcttattaatgaattggaaatttaaGATGGATGTTAGATATTCAATGATACAATCATTTGGATCCTTCTGAATACCCAAAGTGTCACGGAAGTATACTAAACATTCATCGACGGTACCATAAAATACTTGATAAGATTCAGTCAACATTAAGATTTTGTCAAATTTTTCGACAATCTTATCACTAGCTTGAGAAATCTTAACAAAATTGACAGAACGTGTGGTTCTTGCCATGGTTTGTAAGATGGAAAGAAACTCTAAGGCGGTTGAAGAATCTAACCCCTTGGTAGAGTTATCCCAAAGATAAACGGAACCGTTAGCGATgaatgtttcaataatggaaatACGTTTACGTTCACCACCAGAAACACCACGAACATAATCGTTACCAACAAATGTGTCAACGACATGAGAAAGACCGAACccatttaataattcatctctCATTTGGTTACGTTCCTCCAATGGGATGTGGAACTTACAGCTCAATGCAAAATCGATTGTTTGTCTAACAGTTAAAAATGGGAAATGGATATCTTGTTCGTTATTgtaaataatttcttgagGACATTTAGAAGAGAATGCCTTGAATTCATTATCCTTGAATCTAATTGATCCCTCAGGTTTATATTTTAAGCTTTTATGACCATGGAATAATGCTTGGAAAAGTTCAGAAGTGGGAGCACCTAAAACTAGGACCACTTCACCTTCATCTGCCTTAAAGGTCAGATCgtttaatatattttttggtttttcaGAAACAGCAGCTGATGACAGTAATTGTTGAGATTCGATATCATCGTTAGAATCATCGAAGAGTGATGTTCTCACTTTGACATTCGCCCCATCAAAAGTGACAGAAGCATCCTGCACTGGAGTGAAATACTTGGAAATTGACATTATCTAAAAGTTACCACTTCTCGATATAATTTCCTGTGCTAGccaatttaaatttaattgagaTACAATTCTAAAGCTTTGTTTATCTAAGAATGAATTCGCTCAGGGACTGAATGCTAAAACCTACAAGCAAGGCCCTTGCTTCGATGGGAAAGTATTTATAACCAAGGAGTTGCAAAAAAAATCGAAGggaaaaacaataaaagaTCCTATCAGCAAAGAATGGTTCATCGACGCGATGCAATAAAAAATGATTACGTTCCAGAGAAAGTCCATAGGCACTATTCAgtcttggaaaattccTCCCTCGAGCTTTCTACGTAATGGGGTATGGTTCGTTTACATTGCCACACTTGCGAGCTCGTTTACAAGTACAATAGAGAAAGGCTGTAGGAATTTTCCTTGGTACTCTTCCACGGATAAATTTGTATACGAGGTGTCTTTCCACGGCAACTTGAGGAGACATTTGCCCTACGCAACCATTGTCGGCAtcatgaaattttttcGCCGCTATTCCTAAACGACGGATTACTAAAGAAGTGCCTGACAACAAAACGAGCTTTCTTTGAACGGGGGTTCTCTCGAGACGAAGAGCTCCCTGTAGGGAAAGGGGAGGAAACACGCGATCTTCTCGAGAGATTGCCACggatttttcttcagagAGGTTACGGTCTCTTGCAATCCATAATCTACGCAGTTTCTACTTCCACGTGGGTTCTTCTGGTCCCTAAGATCTCCATGCACAAATATGCTGTCATAAAAATTTCCTAAAAGGACAAAAGGTTTCCCAAAAAAACCATAGCCTCGGTGGTGTGAACGATTCGTACGAGGCAGTTGGGGATATTGGAGCCTAATTACGTTTCACCGATGGCGGTGCTTTCCTTTTTTGTGTATCTTTATATAAGACTGCACATTTTGGGAAATCCAAACTCCTTTGTACTCTCCTTTGGTCCATCAATTGATTTTCGTTCTTGAAACCTTTTTCTAAGATACCTGATACACTCAATTCCtgaatattaataatgtcTGTCACTAAGATCGCTGTTCTATTAGCTGCTGTTGCTTCATTAGCCTCTGCCCAAAACGGTTACGAAGTTGCTGAATTTAACGCCATTTTGGTCGATGTTCAAGCCCATTTGGAAGACTACATGTCTTTGGCTATGAACAACCCAGATTTCACCATCCCAAGTGGTGTTTTGTCTGTCTACGAAGAATTAACCACTTACACTGATGATACTTATACCTCTTTGTTCTCTGCCATTGACTTTGCTCAAGTTACCACCGTTATGCACCAAGTCCCATGGTACTCTTCCAGATTGGAACCACTAATGGCCTCTTACATGGCTGCTCACAGTTTCACTGACACTGTTGACCCAGCTGTTGCCGGTACTGCCGCTGCTACTTCTTCTGCTGCTTCTTCTGTTGCTGCCTCCTCCTCTGCTGCCGCTTCTTCTGCTGCTTCCTCTGCTGCCgcttcttcctcttctaaggcctcttcttcctctaaGGCCTCTTCATCCTCTAAGgcttcatcctcttcttctgctgcttcttcttcttcttccgcagcttcctcttcctcttctgcCTCTTCTgcctcttcttcctcttccaaggcttcttcttcctcttccaaGGCTTCTACCTCTGCTACCGCTGCTTCCAACGgtacttcttcttcttccaagaACGCTGGTGCTTCCATGGGTATGTTCTCTGCCGGTATGGGTGCTGCCATCGCTGGTGCCGCCGccttattattataagttaattaattaattgataaatttcattaattttttacGCTTTTTTGATATGATACGTCACGATCCCCTTGTACTTTAGAAGTTAAAATATGctaatataattttttctagtttttcatatatatagaCTATATAAGAGACCTCAAAGAAAGATAGAAAAAATTCTAtgtttaaaatataaatttattagtCTATTTTCGGCAGTAGTTAAGCGACGTCACGTTAAAGCGTATTACTACCATACTCAACACATGGACCATCCATGAGATAAATTAGAGTCAATCGCAACTAACACTTATTTTACTTTGAACTAgtaaatgaaaatttagtTGTGTTTTTATACTTGTTTATGAATAGAGGAAAATTTAGTATTTTCAAAACATTTTGAAGTcaataaaaattaaaatctttACTTCCAAtgtataaataaaaaatattttgacCAAACTCAGGTGTTGAATTACTTATCAAACGAAGTAAATTATAACTATGTCAAGGTTTCATCCCCTTGCTGCAAgacttgaaaaaaattctcAAAAATGTCAAAAGTAAAGTTATGTTTCAATGACgccaaaatattaaaagCTCTACAAGCCCCATAAAGACAAAAAAAAGGTGTTCAGTTTCCTCTTTGCTGGTAAGATATCTATTAAGAGAACAGTTTAGGttagaaaataaatgtTCTTTAGCTACACTGTTCTCCACTTTATCGAGTCAAAAATTACTTAAATTTTAAAGGGGCGCCGCGCATTTTGCGTATCTCAAGGAACCCACTTGAGATGAGCCAATGATGTTAATCTCGaccatttttatttattaactCTTGAGGTTCTAgtaaatgaattatttttagaCAATTCGAACTACATATTCAAGAAGTATTAAGAAAAGAGGTAAAGATATGGTTGAATTACGTAGATCGGGAAGAATTAGCACTCTTAAAAAGACACACTTTTtaacagaagaagattctgAGGAGGTGAAACCTGCTATTAAAAAACAACGTGTTTCAAAAACCAAAAAGATTGTTATTAAGAAAAGTAATGGTAAAATGAAACCCAAGTTAGACGGAAAGGAGGAAATCGTTAAGAGCGTAAAAGAATTAGATAGTACAGCTGTCAAAAACACAGACTCGATCTATAAAGAGCTACAAATTGGTGATGATATTCCAGATATAATTTTACCAGATGAAGAGGGAGTTAGCgtttctttgaaaaaagttGTAGAGGAGAACAAAATCGTGGTCTTTTTTGCCTTCCCAAAAGCTAATACTCCAGGTTGTACACGCCAAGCTTGTGGGTTTCGTGATAATTACAAAGAGTTGAAAGAACATGCCGCCGTATATGGAATAAGTGCAGATCCTGTGACAGctcaaaaaaaatttaaaaccAAGCAAAATTTGCCATACTCGCTTTTAAGTGACTCTAAAAGAGATTTCATTGGATTATTAGGGGCAAAGAAAACGCCTCAGAGTGGAGTAATTAGATCTTACTTCATTTTTGTTGATGGGAAACTAAAGGTCAAGAGAGTCAAAATTTCACCGGAGCTAAGTGTTGAAGAAGCCAGAAAGGAAGTATCTGCTTTTGCTTCAAATTAAATGGCTCTATGTATATTCAAAGCTGAAACGTACCTAAtagtatattttttataaGCAATAGCTCTAT is from Naumovozyma castellii chromosome 6, complete genome and encodes:
- the MNT3 gene encoding alpha-1,3-mannosyltransferase MNT3 (ancestral locus Anc_7.123); its protein translation is MVLSLIFKVRRSVGKKAKFAGSVALLLLLYLIYATSANISKAPSHTNKKETNMLYRMANSVSPFAFLDGNRETVLGGETLMKSLLSNRKFTNKERETLKDWPNAKKLDQCRYLVYSIYQQDANWSNEGMCTYHSNDELDDSLLALMGERLRIYDYCFITGKLNVKDVFNDYLTENNSITASDFQKRMFPFLRSDSEESNELFWPIVTNLKTGEVQPRPKVSVSPKEFNSQFWKYWKQSSHGKGIVLTMGERDVDMFKKQLRVLDHLGNKLPIQLVTAGSEYSPEFLKDLTDFLKTTNQEVYLVEASPILDPEFVSKYIVFFFHKWIAILLNTFEELVLIDADVVPFVPLKSFFKSEGYKTTGLLLFKDRNMKGEHTFTYCMESLKYMEPSRQETEYIQTNLLIDSTKELPSPTSSEEAAVYNHFFKDLRLHHVDSGLVTVNKNEKMNGLLMSFMLHLNGKIQRCVYGDKEFFWLGQLFAGQDYSIHPMDAGVAGGIDRSNPNSSPKEYFICSAQISHIDENQKLLWQNGGSNFCEVSNSATSDFEKDPSYFRGRYQSMESLKTLYDSPVKFDGVIIPDASANPWLQLKECSNYMYCAFNVEDHQNSKLDSGFMKRFDKGTMDELNKISEIWNQGLTAKI
- the PDR11 gene encoding ATP-binding cassette multidrug transporter PDR11, encoding MSISKYFTPVQDASVTFDGANVKVRTSLFDDSNDDIESQQLLSSAAVSEKPKNILNDLTFKADEGEVVLVLGAPTSELFQALFHGHKSLKYKPEGSIRFKDNEFKAFSSKCPQEIIYNNEQDIHFPFLTVRQTIDFALSCKFHIPLEERNQMRDELLNGFGLSHVVDTFVGNDYVRGVSGGERKRISIIETFIANGSVYLWDNSTKGLDSSTALEFLSILQTMARTTRSVNFVKISQASDKIVEKFDKILMLTESYQVFYGTVDECLVYFRDTLGIQKDPNDCIIEYLTSILNFQFINKDINNPLSPVQSQKSVRSSIANNEIDLYNYWIKSPYYANWKKITSDSIKDMPTRDSVNPDDIKPIFSIPLKLQLKACTIRAFERIIGDKNYIISQFVSVIVQSLVIGSLFYEIPRTTIGSFSRGSLVFFSILFFTFLALADMPSNFQRNAVVTKHVQLHFYYGWVEALASTIYDYIFKFILVVIFTIILYFLAHLQYNGARFFIFLLFLSFYNFCMVSLFNWTALLSPTISFANLLAGIVLLAIAMYASYVIHLPDMHPWFVWIAYLNPAMFAMEAMLTNELFDINLDCTESIIPRGPSYDNITFAHKACAWQGATLGNNYVRGQDYLKSGLKYRYSHVWRNFGIIIGFCCFNLVCSLLTAEYITPLYTRKNILLWSSYIARYNPLSRKKKEQEYEMDEYEKGNNKRPISSSSSSLSLGAGIADDDSIKAPITSQYDKSATVQTQKHVISWRNINYTVEGDKQLINDCSGFISSGLTALMGESGAGKTTLLNVLSQRVTSGEVTGELLIDGQPLTNIAAFRRSIGFVQQQDVHLDLLTVKESLEISCILRGDGDRDYLGTVAKLLKLPANTLVADLTPTEKKLLSIGVELVTKPSLLLFLDEPTSGLDAEAALTIVQFLKKLSLQGQAILCTIHQPSKSVIKYFDNIYLLKRGGECVYFGHIDDGCDYFLTHDEHLTYNKETENPADFVIDVVGGKQKDGDGVLIEKPKINWTQLWDESPEREQIHQNLDTLEEEARHSGVDFVQFAWSQPSYWQQLIVILRRQYICTKRDTNYVLSKFLLNAGAGLFIGFSFWKTKKNISGLQNAIFLSFMNMCLSSPLINQIQDKALHSKDVYVAREASSNTYHWTVLLLAQTLVELPLAISSSTLFFLCCYFCCGFDNSPHIAGVFYFNYILFSAYYLTFGLWLLYTAPDLQTAAVFVAFLYSFTASFCGVMQPYSLFVGFWKFMYRVSPYTYFIDTFVSLLLHDRPVQCSVGEMVPGQPLPGQTCGQFMAPFIADQGGYLHNPKTFTVCGYCTYTVGDDFLAVENMSYSNRWRNFGIECAFVVFNFVAMFIGFYLTYVKQVWPSVYAFCMKAVPRNVFKKKTEDVSTITVEDSEDKKA
- the TIR3 gene encoding Tir3p; amino-acid sequence: MSVTKIAVLLAAVASLASAQNGYEVAEFNAILVDVQAHLEDYMSLAMNNPDFTIPSGVLSVYEELTTYTDDTYTSLFSAIDFAQVTTVMHQVPWYSSRLEPLMASYMAAHSFTDTVDPAVAGTAAATSSAASSVAASSSAAASSAASSAAASSSSKASSSSKASSSSKASSSSSAASSSSSAASSSSSASSASSSSSKASSSSSKASTSATAASNGTSSSSKNAGASMGMFSAGMGAAIAGAAALLL
- the DOT5 gene encoding thioredoxin peroxidase DOT5 (ancestral locus Anc_7.126) encodes the protein MVELRRSGRISTLKKTHFLTEEDSEEVKPAIKKQRVSKTKKIVIKKSNGKMKPKLDGKEEIVKSVKELDSTAVKNTDSIYKELQIGDDIPDIILPDEEGVSVSLKKVVEENKIVVFFAFPKANTPGCTRQACGFRDNYKELKEHAAVYGISADPVTAQKKFKTKQNLPYSLLSDSKRDFIGLLGAKKTPQSGVIRSYFIFVDGKLKVKRVKISPELSVEEARKEVSAFASN